ttcgcaatccgtccctttgcgccacctggcggtagtttcgcgaatgatttgaacacgcgactgaattacagttaccaccGCGTATGCGCGTCGGTAAGCGACagaaaggctggccacctactgtatatgacatgagaataaggcctgaagttagaaagaacattttaaggaaaatattatattttcataatgatttttttcttctctgtaaaAACACCCCTGCCCAAATGCCCCCAGAGGGCAtcacttcccactttgataattactgtagttaccatgttctgaacatcacatccgtTCTTTTTCCCTCAGATGTAATCTACCTAGGTGGTTGAACACAAATATTtggactttattttttaataattacctcaacttagcaacagctaatataaaatataaaaaattatactgttgataaacaatataaaaacagacgtcacacaGGGCTAAATGCATAGCATTTTAATAGAACTGTTAATGTTATAGCAgcgggaatttgaacatgcattagttagtttatttaatctgtgttattttaatgttatttatttatttttttttacctaagaGGCACTGATGCTGATGTGTTTGCATTCAATAATTTTAATGGGCTTAAATAGTACACCTTTACAGCAGATTtagttcatataaaaaaaatgacagttttgacctaaatatgattttcagttacaataataaATCCTAAAATTTGACATTAGTCATCTACTTTTAGCAGCATCGGTTGCGCGAgagctcacaagatctcccggttcttacttgcGATTTGAGTTCACTagagactcacactaaacggttcatttgaatcagtgagttgttgacTCTAGAACAGCTGCAGtcggatcattctaatttgcGAACTGATTTAAAAGGTTCATTGAAAAGAATCAGTTCTTTCTTGAATCAGAAACCGTTTCTGCGTGTCAGAGCACAtgatatatgttatatgttatatgaaatgtagtaaaaagtaaaaaagtaaaaagtacgatcttatgctttggaatgtagtgaagtcaaagtaaaaataaaactactccagtagagtagagatacttgaaaaatgtacttaagtacagtaatgaaGTAAAGCTTCTCCATTACTGACCACTACTGATCAACAGGTACAAATCACAATCCTAAACAGACTAGTAAATATGTCTACATTTCCACTGGAGTcttatgaaaatgattaaaaaaaaaacctttcaacaTCTGTGCTTCAAAAATCTCTATTCATATTAGAAAGTAATAAAAACAGAGGCACagttttacagtcctgttcctcatgtacatactatgtacttattatagtaattacaataactatgtaataactaggtactaaccctgaacctagcCCTAAGCCTAAcactaccccatgtagttaccttgtgttaccagaactttcttagataaatacactgtaagtacactataagtacatgttagtacacgtactgtaaaataaagtgcaaccaatcaCTGTATGATAAACTGATAATGTGGTACAGAAGGAAACAAAATCGCCTTTAATAAAAGtagtagcaataataataaaaacatgctgATTTTGATTTCAGAACAAgtacaaaaataagtaaaaagtgCAGCCATGAAAGGAGTATGAATCCTAAAATCCAATAAATTTAATTACCGGAATTTAGCTCACTGCAGTTTCAAAGCCCTCGTTATCTGTTTGGTTTTAATCAGTTTTTGTCATTAAATTGAACTGTGTGATGTTATATAGTCACATGCTTTATTCATGCATCATCTTCAGTtatcaaaatcatattttttgtgCTGTGATATAGTAAGACAATAACGTATGATGATCAGAGAGATGATCTTACCTCAGTGTCTCCAGTTTACATTGAGGATCCTCCAGTACAACAGAGagaagcttcactcctgaatctctgATTGTTTTATTAGACAGATCCAGATTTCTCAtctgtgaagggtttgatctcagaacTGGAGTCAGAGCAGCACAATCTTTATCTGTGATGCCACAATGAATCAAACTGTAGAGAGATGAAAACAcgtaataaacaaaaacataaataaataaggttcAAAAAGACAAGTTGGACATGATATGGACTCATGATAGTAAACTCTTAGTGTGCAACAGAGCAAACAttcatgttattaataataaaaaggtaatGATCAAATTTGAGATAAAGAGCTTTACCGTGAATCAAATCCACATTATTAAAGTACTAACTCATTTATAACATTAAACTTGTTGGTTTCAAACTAAtctacattaaagggttagttcgcccaaaaatgaaaattatgtcattaataactcacccttttgctgttccaaacatgtaagacctccttttatcttctgaacacagtttaagatattttagatttagtccgagagctctcagtccctccattgaagctgtgtgtacggtctactgtccatgtccagaaaggtaagaaaaacatcatcaaagtagtccatgtgacatcagagggtccgttgcaattttttgaagcatcgaaaatacattttggtccaaaaacagcaaaaacgacgactttattcagcattgtcttctcttccgtgtctgtgtgagagagctcaaatcaaagcagctggatttccggttcgcgaacgaatcattcagttcaccaaatcgaactgaatcgttttaaacggttcgcatctctaatacgcattaatccacaaatgacttaagctgttaacttttttaatgtggctgacactcgctctgagttcaaacaaaccaatatcccggagtaattcatttactcaaacagtacactgactgaactgctgtgatgaacaccgagccgagccagataacgaacaatagactgactcgttcacgagtcaagaaccggttgcatcggtgttcggatcaccagtagttctttcggacagttcgattcaataatccggttgaagaaaacggtttaCCAGTTCTTTTGCGGTCGACGTAATggtgtcattggcgatgattgcccttgattcaggCCTtaggtttacctgggctcataacactagcacagaattcagttcagaatcaatcaccaaaagaatcagttcagttcagacgctctatgggtcggtctgcttcacgctgaatcacacatgcgcagtatcatcagctcctcggttcacgaatcggacgcgtctgacagaaacggttcttcactcgtgaacgagtcagtctattgttcgttatctggctctgctcggtgttcatcttcagttctctcttcacagcagttcagtcagtgtactgtttgagtaaatgaattactccgggatattggtttgtttgaactcagaaggaGTGTCAGATTTAGTGTgtcgtattagagatgcgaaccgtttaaaacgattcagttcgatttggtgaactgaatgattcgttcatgaaccggaaatccagctgctttgatttgaactctctctcacacagacacggaagagaagacaatgctgaataaagtcgtagtttttgctatttttggaccaaaatgtattttcgatgcttcaaaaaattccaactgaccctctgatgtcacatggactactttgatgatgtttttcttacctttctggacatggacagtagaccgtacacacagcttcaatggagggactgagagctctcggactaaatctaaaatatcttaaactgtgttccgaagataaaaggaggccttacatgtttggaacagcataagggtgagttattaatgacataattttcaaaattgggcgaaataaccctttaaaGACATTGACTGGCTGGTGCTTTAGAGTCCAGCTTGTCTTTAAAAACTGTTAAATACTAGAAATGAATAATTtcggaaataaaaaataataataatcagggaggatttataatgttgttattgtatgtattgtaagtatgttttcatattgcTCCATTAGCTGATAATATTATTATGAGATTGTGATGTTCTTTTCTTTAACAGTGAAGTGGTTGTTCTCAGATACTTACTGAACTTTAATCACAGGCAGCAGATACTGAAGAACATTCAGTTTTTCAGCTTTATTGTTTTCTCCTACAAATTCATTAATATCAAACACGTCCAGCTTTTCCTCTGATGTCAGCAATACAAAACCTACAGCTGACCACTGAGATGAAGAGAGTTTGGCCTCCTTTATTGTTCCAGATTTCAGATACTGTTGTATTTCCTTCACTAGTGAATGATCacccagttcattcagacagtggaacagattgatggatttctcTGGAGAGTTAATGAACCTGATCTTTATCTTGATGTACTCAACTGTTTTCTCATTGCTGTCAGAGCTGATTCTTTTCAGCTTCATTATTTTTTGCAGGAGAATCTGATGAGACTCCACTGACAAACCCAGAAGGAACCGCAGGAAAAGATCCAGATGTCCATTTTTACTCTTTAGAGCCTCATTCACAGCTCTCTGATGCAGCACAGATAATGAAAGTCGAATTGAGTCCTTTACTTTAGCCTGTTTGGTGATTGGCTTCAACAcatttctgttgttgtttgtcCAGGAGAGGTGTGCATATAGAGCTGCTAGATGTTCCTGAatgctcagatgaacaaagctgaagactttcccctgatacaagcccaactcctctctgaagatctgagtgcacaatcctgagtacactgatgcttCTGTCACATCAATGCCACACTCTCTCAGGTCTTCCTCGTAGAAGATCAGGTTTCCTTTCACAAGCTGCTCAAAAGCCATTTTCCCCAGTTTGAGGATCATGTCTTCATCTGTCACCTTCTTCTCATAGTCCTTCTCATGTTTGATGTCGGTCTGAAGGATCAGGAAGCGTGTGTACATCTGAGtgagagtcttgggaatctctccactctctgctcgactcaacatcttctccagaacagcggctgagatccagcagaacactgggatgtggcacatgatgtagaGGCTCCTTGAGGACTTCAGGTGTGAGATGATCCTGTCGGCCAGACTctgatcactgattctcttcctgaagtatTCCTCCTTCTGTGGCTCATTGAAGCCTCGTACCTCTGTAACTCGATGTATACACCTAGAGGGGAcgagatcagctgctgctggtctggaggtgatccagatgagagcagagggaagcagattcccAACAATGAGGTTCATCAGCAGCTCGTCCACTGAGGCTGATTCAGATATATTACACAGTTTCACTTTACTCTTAAAGTCCAGAGACAGAcgacactcatccagaccatcaaagatgaacaacactttatattcatcactGGATATTTCCATTTCTTTAGTTTCAGGGAAAAAGacatgaagaagatctgaaagACTGAGTGTTGTGTCCTTCATCAGATTGATTtctctgaaaggaagtggaaatatgagctggacgtcctgattctctttcccttcagcccagtccaggatcagcttctgcacagagactgtttttccgatgccagcgactccctttgtcagcacagttctgatggctTTGTCTTGTCCAGGTAAAGGTCTAAAGATGTCACTGCATTTGATGGCTGTGTCCTCGGTTGCTTCTCTCCTGGATTGTGTCTcgatctgtctcacctcatgctcattactgatctctccactctcactctctgtgatgtagagctctgtgtagatctcattcaggaGTGTTGTGTTTCCCTGTGTCGCTGTACCCTCATAAAGACGCTCAAACTTCTTCAGCAGATTTGATCTGAACGTGTTCAGGACTTCATGACTGGAATATTAGAATATCATATTATTACATGAGCTAATGAGCACAATGTCTTTCTGTATCATAATCAAATAATCTTTTACAGGAATATTAGACCTGGGATCAGTCTTTGTTTCTTCACTCTTATAATCTAATGATGTGTCACTCCTCATagaaacacagctggactctgaTCTCTTCTGATGAACTGAACTAAAACAGAGAGATTAAAGTGAATCATctgaattacaatatttatttggtatttatttattcagacaaTCAAGAGCACTTCattatcatttcatttttttgagtaatttttttttttttacaaatatgtgTGACCAGTATTACATAATGTATCATAACGTTTCAGATAAAGACAAAGAAATGCCTATAAACACTATACAGAAAAAGAATTTATAACTTTAGAAAATACTAAGAACACATTCTGATACtataaaatgacataaacattttttttagaaatattatacCTGAGATCAGTCTGTGTATCTCCACTCTTAAAATGCACTGGACGTTCCATAGACACATCACTCCtcagagacacacagctggactctgcttctgatctcttctgatcaACCGAActataataaacacatttcatcctTTATGATGTGATGATAAAATACTTCAtggtctttttaaaaaaagtgaaaaaaaaagtgttatttatttaaataacattttatcttaaaaatagaGACATAAAAACACAAAGGAGACTCCGCTTTACTTTCTATCATTAAAATAGTGATTTAATTCAGTGATTATTCAAAGTACCTGCATCCTGGAGACAAATCTTCATCTGTGGATGTTAGTGTGTCATCCATGATGAACCAGAATCTGATGTCCAGCACTGACTCTGAatgaaatgacaaacaaacacaatCTGAACGGATCCTGAAAGAAACAGATCATCAGTTCACTCAGATACACAATAGCGATAGTCGTGTGTTAACAACTGCTGAAATAAACCACAGACAGCACCAAACACCAATGAATCCTCGTTAATttgcttaaattaaaatatcaaaaacatatCAAAGAACTTCTTCGCCCTTCAGAGTAAATATGAATGCGGAAGTCACCTCTAAAGCAGACACCTGCACCTTCatcaacatttaattaatatacataCCATTCACAAACTCCACCGGAGTTTAATTTACTCGTAAATTATTGGCTTATCTTTTATAAAGCTTCCAATGGAACACATTTAGAATCCGTATAGAATCGACTCTGGCTCTTTAAAATGGCGAAACTTCaaatctacttttactttcattcTTTATTTGCGTCGTAAGCGATGAAGTAAGGGAGCGTCTTTAAACTCCACACAGAGTGGAAAACGTTAACGATGTCAAATtatacaaaatcatttaaaaacacatctgCATTTGTAATATATTGAAAGGTTTTATTAGGTTCACAGTGATAATCCAGATGTCATTTTTACAGACAGGCTGCTGGAGATTTTTTCATTACCTCTCGAGTTCTCCCtatgaaaaaaaaggtatttgtttcactgcatccatccatccttacAGTATTCCTTTTGTTCTTGGTTCAATAAAATCAACCAGTCATCTTATTTAGTGCGTACattaaaagtacatattaatactttttaaagtgTGTATAGTAGGCTGTTAATTtttaccaccccagtgacagattTTGAATTGGAATGATGTTAGGATGCAGTGAAACAAAtgcaaagtcttttttttttcttttttta
This DNA window, taken from Carassius auratus strain Wakin chromosome 14, ASM336829v1, whole genome shotgun sequence, encodes the following:
- the LOC113113542 gene encoding NACHT, LRR and PYD domains-containing protein 12-like isoform X2; this encodes MQKRSEAESSCVSLRSDVSMERPVHFKSGDTQTDLSSVHQKRSESSCVSMRSDTSLDYKSEETKTDPSHEVLNTFRSNLLKKFERLYEGTATQGNTTLLNEIYTELYITESESGEISNEHEVRQIETQSRREATEDTAIKCSDIFRPLPGQDKAIRTVLTKGVAGIGKTVSVQKLILDWAEGKENQDVQLIFPLPFREINLMKDTTLSLSDLLHVFFPETKEMEISSDEYKVLFIFDGLDECRLSLDFKSKVKLCNISESASVDELLMNLIVGNLLPSALIWITSRPAAADLVPSRCIHRVTEVRGFNEPQKEEYFRKRISDQSLADRIISHLKSSRSLYIMCHIPVFCWISAAVLEKMLSRAESGEIPKTLTQMYTRFLILQTDIKHEKDYEKKVTDEDMILKLGKMAFEQLVKGNLIFYEEDLRECGIDVTEASVYSGLCTQIFREELGLYQGKVFSFVHLSIQEHLAALYAHLSWTNNNRNVLKPITKQAKVKDSIRLSLSVLHQRAVNEALKSKNGHLDLFLRFLLGLSVESHQILLQKIMKLKRISSDSNEKTVEYIKIKIRFINSPEKSINLFHCLNELGDHSLVKEIQQYLKSGTIKEAKLSSSQWSAVGFVLLTSEEKLDVFDINEFVGENNKAEKLNVLQYLLPVIKVHLIHCGITDKDCAALTPVLRSNPSQMRNLDLSNKTIRDSGVKLLSVVLEDPQCKLETLRLSDCGVTDEGCAALCSALRSNPSHLTLLDLSGNNLEDSGVTLLSAVLEDPLCKLEKLGLSDCGVTDEGCAALSSALRSNPSHLRELYLSLNKLEDSGVTLLSAVLEDPRCKLETLGLSDCGVTDEGCAALCSALRSNPSHLTLLDLSKNKLEDSGVTLLSAVLEDPRCKLQILGLYKCGVTDEGCAALSSALRSNPSHLRELYLSENKLEDSGVTLLSAVLEDPRCKLEKLWLSKCGVTDEGCAALCSALRSNPSHLRELSLSLNKLEDSGVTLLSAVLEDPHCKLEKLR
- the LOC113113542 gene encoding NACHT, LRR and PYD domains-containing protein 12-like isoform X3, producing MDDTLTSTDEDLSPGCSSVDQKRSEAESSCVSLRSDVSMERPVHFKSGDTQTDLSSVHQKRSESSCVSMRSDTSLDYKSEETKTDPSHEVLNTFRSNLLKKFERLYEGTATQGNTTLLNEIYTELYITESESGEISNEHEVRQIETQSRREATEDTAIKCSDIFRPLPGQDKAIRTVLTKGVAGIGKTVSVQKLILDWAEGKENQDVQLIFPLPFREINLMKDTTLSLSDLLHVFFPETKEMEISSDEYKVLFIFDGLDECRLSLDFKSKVKLCNISESASVDELLMNLIVGNLLPSALIWITSRPAAADLVPSRCIHRVTEVRGFNEPQKEEYFRKRISDQSLADRIISHLKSSRSLYIMCHIPVFCWISAAVLEKMLSRAESGEIPKTLTQMYTRFLILQTDIKHEKDYEKKVTDEDMILKLGKMAFEQLVKGNLIFYEEDLRECGIDVTEASVYSGLCTQIFREELGLYQGKVFSFVHLSIQEHLAALYAHLSWTNNNRNVLKPITKQAKVKDSIRLSLSVLHQRAVNEALKSKNGHLDLFLRFLLGLSVESHQILLQKIMKLKRISSDSNEKTVEYIKIKIRFINSPEKSINLFHCLNELGDHSLVKEIQQYLKSGTIKEAKLSSSQWSAVGFVLLTSEEKLDVFDINEFVGENNKAEKLNVLQYLLPVIKVHLIHCGITDKDCAALTPVLRSNPSQMRNLDLSNKTIRDSGVKLLSVVLEDPQCKLETLRLSDCGVTDEGCAALCSALRSNPSHLTLLDLSGNNLEDSGVTLLSAVLEDPLCKLEKLGLSDCGVTDEGCAALSSALRSNPSHLRELYLSLNKLEDSGVTLLSAVLEDPRCKLETLGLSDCGVTDEGCAALCSALRSNPSHLTLLDLSKNKLEDSGVTLLSAVLEDPRCKLQILGLSKCGVTDEGCAALCSALRSNPSHLRELSLSLNKLEDSGVTLLSAVLEDPHCKLEKLR
- the LOC113113542 gene encoding NACHT, LRR and PYD domains-containing protein 3-like isoform X4, encoding MDDTLTSTDEDLSPGCSSVDQKRSEAESSCVSLRSDVSMERPVHFKSGDTQTDLSSVHQKRSESSCVSMRSDTSLDYKSEETKTDPSHEVLNTFRSNLLKKFERLYEGTATQGNTTLLNEIYTELYITESESGEISNEHEVRQIETQSRREATEDTAIKCSDIFRPLPGQDKAIRTVLTKGVAGIGKTVSVQKLILDWAEGKENQDVQLIFPLPFREINLMKDTTLSLSDLLHVFFPETKEMEISSDEYKVLFIFDGLDECRLSLDFKSKVKLCNISESASVDELLMNLIVGNLLPSALIWITSRPAAADLVPSRCIHRVTEVRGFNEPQKEEYFRKRISDQSLADRIISHLKSSRSLYIMCHIPVFCWISAAVLEKMLSRAESGEIPKTLTQMYTRFLILQTDIKHEKDYEKKVTDEDMILKLGKMAFEQLVKGNLIFYEEDLRECGIDVTEASVYSGLCTQIFREELGLYQGKVFSFVHLSIQEHLAALYAHLSWTNNNRNVLKPITKQAKVKDSIRLSLSVLHQRAVNEALKSKNGHLDLFLRFLLGLSVESHQILLQKIMKLKRISSDSNEKTVEYIKIKIRFINSPEKSINLFHCLNELGDHSLVKEIQQYLKSGTIKEAKLSSSQWSAVGFVLLTSEEKLDVFDINEFVGENNKAEKLNVLQYLLPVIKVHLIHCGITDKDCAALTPVLRSNPSQMRNLDLSNKTIRDSGVKLLSVVLEDPQCKLETLRLSDCGVTDEGCAALCSALRSNPSHLRHLNLSNNNLEDSGVTLLSAVLEDPHCKLEKLWLSDCVVTDEGCAALSSALRSNPSHLRELNFSNNKLEDSGVTLLSAVLEDPRCKLETLW
- the LOC113113542 gene encoding NACHT, LRR and PYD domains-containing protein 12-like isoform X1, which encodes MDDTLTSTDEDLSPGCSSVDQKRSEAESSCVSLRSDVSMERPVHFKSGDTQTDLSSVHQKRSESSCVSMRSDTSLDYKSEETKTDPSHEVLNTFRSNLLKKFERLYEGTATQGNTTLLNEIYTELYITESESGEISNEHEVRQIETQSRREATEDTAIKCSDIFRPLPGQDKAIRTVLTKGVAGIGKTVSVQKLILDWAEGKENQDVQLIFPLPFREINLMKDTTLSLSDLLHVFFPETKEMEISSDEYKVLFIFDGLDECRLSLDFKSKVKLCNISESASVDELLMNLIVGNLLPSALIWITSRPAAADLVPSRCIHRVTEVRGFNEPQKEEYFRKRISDQSLADRIISHLKSSRSLYIMCHIPVFCWISAAVLEKMLSRAESGEIPKTLTQMYTRFLILQTDIKHEKDYEKKVTDEDMILKLGKMAFEQLVKGNLIFYEEDLRECGIDVTEASVYSGLCTQIFREELGLYQGKVFSFVHLSIQEHLAALYAHLSWTNNNRNVLKPITKQAKVKDSIRLSLSVLHQRAVNEALKSKNGHLDLFLRFLLGLSVESHQILLQKIMKLKRISSDSNEKTVEYIKIKIRFINSPEKSINLFHCLNELGDHSLVKEIQQYLKSGTIKEAKLSSSQWSAVGFVLLTSEEKLDVFDINEFVGENNKAEKLNVLQYLLPVIKVHLIHCGITDKDCAALTPVLRSNPSQMRNLDLSNKTIRDSGVKLLSVVLEDPQCKLETLRLSDCGVTDEGCAALCSALRSNPSHLTLLDLSGNNLEDSGVTLLSAVLEDPLCKLEKLGLSDCGVTDEGCAALSSALRSNPSHLRELYLSLNKLEDSGVTLLSAVLEDPRCKLETLGLSDCGVTDEGCAALCSALRSNPSHLTLLDLSKNKLEDSGVTLLSAVLEDPRCKLQILGLYKCGVTDEGCAALSSALRSNPSHLRELYLSENKLEDSGVTLLSAVLEDPRCKLEKLWLSKCGVTDEGCAALCSALRSNPSHLRELSLSLNKLEDSGVTLLSAVLEDPHCKLEKLR